One Candidatus Methanoperedens sp. genomic window carries:
- a CDS encoding CHAD domain-containing protein has protein sequence MKNSNGYCFFGADALLSLLLSLSREIEGVREAEDIEFIHRMRVASRRSRSCLPLFEECFPSGKYREWRKEIRNITRALREARDADVQIAFLKAYTEKLKEESLRPGAQRFLLRLRQRRERVQPRVIKALDRLLESGVVEDMEKSCRKMRKGRAEVNSPETYQKALVHITSRLDEIFAHEASVYIPENIKEHHAMRIAVKRLRYTMEVFSPLYEGELENQLAVCKKLQDVLGDLHDCDVWIDYLPQFMEEERAYSLNYFGHDDSFGILASGLMHFQQHLRERRSAIYEEFVAYWKDIQEQNIWNDLKQFIQLTFDEKCKNQINIK, from the coding sequence CTGAAAAACTCTAATGGATATTGCTTTTTCGGGGCTGATGCGCTTCTTTCGCTTCTTCTATCCCTTTCAAGGGAGATAGAAGGCGTGCGTGAGGCTGAGGATATTGAGTTCATTCACAGGATGCGGGTCGCATCAAGGCGGAGCCGCTCCTGCCTCCCGCTCTTTGAAGAGTGTTTCCCTTCCGGGAAGTACAGGGAATGGCGAAAAGAGATCCGCAATATCACTCGCGCTCTCAGGGAGGCACGGGATGCAGACGTGCAGATAGCTTTCCTTAAGGCATACACCGAGAAGCTAAAAGAGGAAAGCCTCCGCCCTGGCGCGCAGCGCTTCCTTCTGCGCCTGAGGCAGCGACGGGAGCGAGTGCAGCCGCGTGTGATCAAAGCCCTTGACAGGCTTCTTGAGAGCGGCGTGGTGGAGGATATGGAAAAGTCGTGCCGTAAGATGCGCAAGGGTAGGGCTGAAGTCAATTCTCCAGAGACCTATCAAAAAGCGCTTGTCCACATAACATCGCGGCTTGATGAGATATTCGCTCATGAAGCTTCAGTTTACATCCCTGAAAATATAAAAGAGCACCATGCCATGCGTATTGCTGTGAAGCGCCTCCGCTACACGATGGAGGTATTTTCACCCCTTTACGAAGGGGAACTGGAGAACCAGCTTGCGGTCTGCAAAAAACTTCAGGATGTGCTAGGAGATCTGCACGACTGCGATGTATGGATTGATTACCTGCCTCAATTCATGGAGGAGGAACGGGCATATTCTCTTAATTATTTCGGACACGACGACTCCTTCGGGATTCTTGCGTCCGGGCTGATGCACTTCCAGCAGCATCTGCGCGAGCGCCGTTCTGCGATCTATGAGGAGTTTGTAGCCTACTGGAAAGATATTCAGGAGCAGAATATATGGAATGACCTGAAGCAATTTATCCAGTTAACATTCGATGAAAAATGTAAGAATCAGATAAATATAAAATAA
- a CDS encoding arsenate reductase ArsC, with amino-acid sequence MKKKKVLFICTENSCRSQMAEGILRHLKGSKFEVFSAGTRPSVVNPIAIKVMAEIGIDISGHRSKSVQEFQGMNFDFVITTCDAARETCPVFPGIARHLHWSFNDPANAEGSEEEILSAFRKVRDEIKLHIQEEFSQY; translated from the coding sequence ATGAAAAAGAAAAAAGTATTATTCATCTGCACAGAAAATTCCTGCCGTTCCCAGATGGCTGAAGGGATTCTGAGGCATCTGAAAGGAAGTAAATTTGAGGTATTCAGTGCAGGAACAAGACCTTCGGTTGTAAATCCAATAGCAATAAAGGTCATGGCAGAAATTGGCATTGATATTTCAGGGCACAGGTCAAAATCGGTGCAGGAATTCCAGGGGATGAATTTTGATTTCGTTATAACCACATGCGATGCTGCCAGGGAGACCTGTCCTGTTTTCCCAGGCATTGCCCGCCATTTGCACTGGAGTTTTAATGACCCGGCAAATGCGGAGGGGTCTGAAGAAGAGATACTTTCCGCATTCAGGAAGGTCAGGGACGAGATAAAGTTACACATACAGGAAGAATTCAGCCAATATTGA
- a CDS encoding MTH938/NDUFAF3 family protein, translated as MEVKVKYLGFGSVEIDGERYEYDVVVRGGRVEKRKKKLSKHLKEKYGHTPLSLAENIPWDCKTLIIGTGESGALPVLDEVKAEAENRGVTLINMKTKEACRELEKARGKTNAVLHLTC; from the coding sequence ATGGAAGTGAAGGTGAAGTACCTCGGCTTCGGGAGCGTGGAGATAGATGGCGAGCGGTACGAGTACGATGTCGTGGTTCGCGGCGGTCGGGTGGAGAAGAGGAAAAAGAAGCTCTCGAAGCATTTGAAGGAAAAGTACGGCCACACCCCTCTGTCCCTTGCCGAGAATATTCCCTGGGACTGCAAAACGCTCATCATCGGGACTGGAGAGTCGGGTGCGCTCCCGGTGCTGGACGAGGTGAAAGCGGAGGCTGAGAACCGGGGTGTGACTTTGATTAACATGAAGACTAAAGAGGCATGTCGAGAGCTGGAAAAGGCCAGAGGCAAGACGAACGCGGTGCTGCACCTGACCTGCTAG
- a CDS encoding YfcE family phosphodiesterase — protein MKDKKKSKNTKVSSWWEERPKILRSTTKPKPAKAETKIEKAEAEKETANLPAPGLSQPVEHEAFLLIGDVHANLPALKAVLEDASNKEVSEIWNVGDLTGYGAFPDDVVRRLRKENAQSVVGNYDLKVLKVKETKEEVEKKEPPEDWNAIKWTYDNLSKKNRKYLKSLPEELRLEAGGQRILLAHRSPLPGDEQIGPETPDERLRELAHLAEADVIIFGHSHRPFSRQVDGVWFINPGGAGRQDDGDPRASYAILRINPLEVNHYRIDYDVEKAAAAIRENGLPEVLAQMTLQGLSPEAVALELSKKNEYRLEEVRKTARSVSHNEGHSNQVTRLAMRLFDELGELHGLGAEERFWLQCAGILHDIGWIEGQKGHHKTSLRIILAEPHLPFDERERDIVGSIARYHRRKLPNKGHRHFAALRRDERQKVKVLSAILRVADGLDFTQQSLVKDITSEISPEQVIVNCAVSGEAETEKERAMEKGDLFEKVFNRGLTFSLDLVP, from the coding sequence ATGAAAGATAAGAAAAAAAGTAAGAACACCAAAGTATCTTCGTGGTGGGAAGAGAGACCTAAAATACTGCGAAGTACAACAAAACCTAAACCTGCTAAAGCAGAAACAAAAATAGAGAAAGCTGAGGCAGAAAAAGAGACTGCAAACCTGCCTGCTCCTGGGCTATCTCAACCAGTAGAACACGAAGCCTTTCTACTCATTGGGGACGTTCATGCCAACCTGCCTGCCCTGAAGGCTGTCCTGGAAGATGCCAGTAACAAAGAGGTTTCAGAGATATGGAATGTGGGCGACCTGACGGGGTACGGTGCTTTTCCGGATGATGTTGTCAGGAGACTGCGCAAGGAAAACGCTCAGAGCGTGGTGGGGAACTACGACCTCAAGGTTCTGAAGGTCAAGGAAACGAAAGAGGAGGTGGAGAAAAAAGAGCCGCCTGAAGACTGGAATGCCATCAAGTGGACGTATGACAATCTCTCGAAGAAGAACCGCAAATACCTCAAATCTCTGCCTGAGGAACTCAGACTGGAGGCTGGAGGACAGCGAATACTTCTTGCCCACAGGAGCCCTTTGCCAGGTGACGAACAAATCGGCCCTGAAACGCCGGATGAACGCCTCCGTGAGCTTGCGCATCTCGCTGAGGCTGACGTGATAATCTTCGGGCATTCGCACCGTCCCTTTTCCCGTCAGGTTGATGGTGTATGGTTCATCAACCCTGGGGGCGCAGGAAGGCAGGATGACGGCGATCCCCGGGCCAGCTACGCGATCCTGCGGATCAACCCCCTCGAAGTGAACCACTACCGTATCGACTATGACGTGGAGAAAGCCGCAGCAGCAATACGGGAAAACGGTCTTCCTGAGGTTTTGGCTCAGATGACTCTTCAGGGTCTCTCGCCGGAAGCGGTGGCTCTGGAATTATCAAAGAAGAATGAATACCGCCTGGAGGAGGTTCGAAAGACTGCTCGCAGCGTTTCCCATAATGAGGGGCACAGCAATCAGGTGACAAGGCTGGCAATGCGGCTCTTCGATGAACTCGGAGAGCTTCATGGACTCGGTGCCGAGGAACGCTTCTGGCTTCAGTGTGCCGGTATCCTTCATGATATCGGGTGGATCGAAGGACAGAAGGGGCATCACAAGACCTCACTCCGCATCATCCTTGCCGAACCGCACCTGCCCTTTGATGAACGGGAGCGCGATATCGTGGGTTCAATCGCCCGTTACCACAGGAGAAAACTTCCAAATAAAGGGCACCGCCACTTTGCTGCCCTGCGGCGGGACGAGCGGCAGAAAGTAAAGGTACTGTCAGCGATTCTTCGCGTGGCGGACGGACTGGATTTCACCCAGCAGAGCCTTGTTAAAGATATCACATCTGAGATTTCCCCCGAACAGGTGATCGTCAATTGTGCTGTTTCAGGGGAAGCGGAAACAGAGAAGGAGAGAGCCATGGAAAAGGGAGACCTGTTCGAGAAGGTATTCAATCGGGGCCTCACGTTTTCATTAGACCTTGTACCATGA